GCCGAAACCATGTTCAGTGATAGATACGAAGATGAAACCGAGATATGGGCTGTTGGTGGTGTTGAATTGAATAACGatttataaatttctttcaattattCTTAAATACTGTTACACATTCTAAATtgtacatatatataaaaattctaaaataatatatatatttatttatttattatttttgatttggTCTATATgagtttatataatataaaaacaattatatgTTAACGTGAAAGAGATGGATTgtcaaaatcaaatattatcaattaatttcCATACAATTCTCTCTAAAGTAGGCGACTTTTGCCACCAATGCAGTTCTGTACATTCGTTATTTGGACAACTGGTCATCCACAACAAGAATGCTGGGAATACCTTACTCACTAATAATTTGGTAGTCAAATTTACAAATGATAAGAGAACTAGTCCAAGAGTAATTCTTTTAAGAATTTGAGTGGTTCTCATTATCACTTGTTAATAGCCAATTTAATAAGGAATATATAGGTATGTGTCGTTCTCTTGAGTATAATAGATGcagaaattttcaattcaaaGAATATTGTAtctgtttatatataaatatacaagTCTTTAATGATTATAACGAATTTTATTTGCTTTAACTTTTACAATATCGATGCTCTACAATCACtcaaattatttcaaatctATAAGAAACCCGCAAGGCAAAAATATGTTACTGCTTGAAAGAAGTTTGTTTAATGTTTCATAAACgttttaatattacaatatgATATGATTATAGAAGTAAACTAAATAACTTGCTATATGATTATTATACTATCAAGGTTCGTGACTGTTCTATATCGTTGAACTCGATAATTTCTGGTTTAGTTTTATGTCGAATAATTTAC
The Tetrapisispora phaffii CBS 4417 chromosome 8, complete genome DNA segment above includes these coding regions:
- the TPHA0H00310 gene encoding uncharacterized protein (similar to Saccharomyces cerevisiae YGL194C-A; ancestral locus Anc_8.154), with translation MRTTQILKRITLGLVLLSFVNLTTKLLVSKVFPAFLLWMTSCPNNECTELHWWQKSPTLERIVWKLIDNI